In one Lolium rigidum isolate FL_2022 chromosome 3, APGP_CSIRO_Lrig_0.1, whole genome shotgun sequence genomic region, the following are encoded:
- the LOC124702027 gene encoding 17.9 kDa class I heat shock protein-like produces MSMIRRSNVFDPFSLDFFDPFDGFPFGSGSSSSGGGSLFPSFPRTSSETAAFPGARIDWKETPEAHVFKADVPGLKKEEVKVEVEDGNVLQISGERNKEQEEKSDTWHRVERSSGKFLRRFRLPENAKAEQIKASMENGVLTVTVPKEEAKKPEVKSIQISG; encoded by the coding sequence ATGTCGATGATTCGCCGCAGCAACGTGTTCGACCCCTTCTCCCTCGACTTCTTCGACCCCTTCGACGGCTTCCCCTTCGgctccggcagcagcagcagcggcgggggCAGCCTCTTCCCCTCGTTCCCGCGCACCTCCTCTGAGACCGCGGCCTTCCCTGGCGCGCGCATCGACTGGAAGGAGACGCCGGAGGCTCACGTGTTCAAGGCGGACGTGCCGGGGCTGAAGAAGgaagaggtgaaggtggaggtggaggacggcaACGTGCTCCAGATCAGCGGCGAGCGGAACAAGGAGCAGGAGGAGAAGTCCGACACCTGGCACCGCGTCGAGCGCAGCAGCGGGAAGTTCCTGCGCAGGTTCAGGCTGCCCGAGAACGCCAAGGCGGAGCAGATCAAGGCGTCCATGGAGAACGGCGTGCTCACCGTCACCGTGCCCAAGGAGGAGGCCAAGAAGCCCGAGGTCAAGTCCATCCAGATCTCCGGTTAG